The DNA sequence CGAGGTGGAGACGCCCGTCCTTACCAAAAGCACCCCGGAGGGAGCCCGGGACTATCTGGTCCCCTCGCGGGTCTCGCAGGGGATGTTCTACGCCCTCCCTCAATCCCCGCAGCTGTTCAAGCAGATCCTGATGATTTCCGGGTATGATCGCTACGCCCAGGTCGTGAAGTGTTTCCGGGATGAGGATCTCCGGGCCGACCGGCAGCCGGAGTTCACCCAGATCGACGTGGAGATGTCTTTCATCGACCGGGAAGATATCTTCCGGATGATGGAGGGCCTGATGGTTCGGGTATTCCGGGACGTGATCGGCGTCGAGGTGTCGCGACCCATTCCCCGGATGACCTACCGGGAGGCGATGGACCGGTTCGGAGTCGACAAGCCCGACACCCGGTTCGGCCTCGAGATCACCGATTATACCAAGGAGCTTGGGAATACCGGGTTCCGGGTGTTCGCCGATGTCGTCTCCAAGGGAGGGGTGATCCGGGGGATCACCGCGCCGGGGATGGCGGACGCCAGCCGGTCCGAACTGGCGGCTCTGGAGGAGGTCGCGAAGATCGGCGGTGCGCGCGGGCTCTCCTGGTGGAAGGTGACCGAAACGGGCCTCGCGTCGCCGATCGCGAAGCATTTCGGGAACGACCAGGTCGAAGCGCTCCGGGCAAAAAGCGGTGCGAAGCTGGGGGATCTTCTCCTGATCGTGGCGGACGAGTACCTCGTCGCCTGCGACTCCCTCGCGCGTCTCCGGCTGCACATCGGCGAGAAATCCGACCTCATCGACCGGTCCCGCTACGATTTCCTGTGGGTGACCGATTTCCCCCTTTTGGAATGGGACAAGGAGGAGCAGAGGTACAATGCGATGCACCATCCCTTCACGGCGCCGCTGGACGAAGACGTTCCTCTGCTGGACAGCGACCCGGGGAAAGCCCGGGCGAAGGCCTACGACATGGTGCTGAACGGGGCGGAGATCGGGGGCGGGAGCATCCGGATCCACCGGCGGGAGGTGCAGTCGAAGATGTTCGCGTTGCTGAACATCGGACCGGAGGAGGCCAGGATGAAGTTCGGTTTCCTCCTGGAAGCGCTGGAGTACGGGGCGCCCCCCCACGGGGGGATCGCCTTCGGGCTGGACCGGCTCTCGATGATCCTGTCGGGGGCGAAATCGCTGCGGGACGTGATCGCCTTCCCGAAGACCCAGAAAGGTTCCTGTCTCATGACCGACGCCCCCTCGCCGGTCGATCCGAAGCAGCTCCGGGAACTGCACATCCGGGTGACGGTGCCGGAACAGAAATGAGCCGGGGGGCCTTGTCGATATATGAATAGGCGGTAGGGTGTTTCCCAAGGAACTTTTCTACCCGAAATCCGTTGCTGTGCTGGGCGCTTCGCGCAATCCGGGCAAGGTGGGGCACGGCGTGTTCACCAACCTGGCCCAAACGGGGTTCCCGGGGGAGATTTACGGGGTGAACCCGGCGGGGGGGGAGGTCCTCGGGAGATCCTTCTACCGGGACATCGGAGCGATCCCCGGCGGCGTGGATCTCGGGGTGTTCGTGGTTCCCCCCCCCGCGATCATCGAGGCGATTCCCCTCATGGCGGAGAAGGGGATGAAGGCTGCGATCGTGATCTCCGCCGGGTTCAAGGAGATCGGGGGCGAGGGGGCGAATCTCGAGTGTGCACTCCGGGAGGCGCTTTCCGCGGCTTCTGTCCGAGCGGTCGGCCCGAACTGCCTGGGGGTCATCAACACGCACGGGAAATTGAACGCCTCCTTCTCCGCCGGGACCCCGATTCCCGGGTCGATCGCCTTTTTCTCGCAGTCCGGCGCCCTCTGCACCGCCATCCTGGACTGGGCAATCGGCATGGGGATCGGGTTCTCGAAAGTCGTGAGCCTGGGGAACAAGGCGGACATATCGGAACTGGATCTGATGGAGTATCTATCGGACGACCCGGAAACGCGCGTCATCCTCGGGTACGTGGAAAGCATCGACGAGGGTCTACGTTTCCTCCGCACGGCGCGGGAAGTGACCGCGAAAAAACCCGTCATCCTGGTAAAGGCGGGGGCGACCGCGGCGGGTGCTCGGGCCGCCTCCTCCCACACGGGATCCATCGCCGGGTCCGACAAGGCCTACTCGGCCGCCTTCCGCCAGGGGGGGATCCTGCGAGCGGAAACGGTGGAGGAATTGGGCGATCTTGCCCTCGGGTTCGCCTTGCAGCCGACCCCCCCGGTGGACCACCTCCTCATCGTGACGAACGCGGGTGGCCCCGCCATCCTGGCGGCGGACACCGCCGAGAGGATCGGGGTTCCCCTTGCCGAGGTCTCCCCGGATCTGCGGGAGCGGCTTCGGGCGATACTTCCGCCGACGGCGTCCCTCGGCAATCCGGTGGATGTGATCGGGGACGCCCGCGCCGACCGGTACCGGGAGGTCTTCCGGGTGGTCCGGGACGACCCCTCCGCAGGGGCGGTTCTCGTGCTGCTCACCCCGCAGGCGATGACCGAGCCCGAGGAAACGGCGCGGGAGGCGCTCTCCGTCCTGTCGGGCTCGGGAAAGACCGTGCTCGCCTCCTTCCTGGGGGAGAAGTCCGTCCGGGAAGCGAGGACCATCCTCCACAAAGGCGGGATCCCGCAATATCCCGTGCCGGAGCGCGCCGTCCGCGTTCTCCGGGGGATGATCGCCTACCGGCGCATCCGGGAGGCCGGCCCGCCCGGCGCGGAGGAGCCCGGCGGAGAGATCCCGGCGGGGGTCGCGGCAATCCTGTACGACGCCTTGTCCCGGGGAAGGAGAACGCTCGGGGAGGAAGACAGTCGCGGGATACTCGAATCGTACGGATTCCGCTTCCCGCGGCACGCCCTAGCCCGGACGAGCGTCGAGGCGGTGGCCGCCTTCGGGGAAATGGGGGGGGAGGTGGCGTTGAAGATCGTTTCTCCCGCGATTCTCCACAAGACGGAAGTGGGAGGCGTCCGTCTGAACCTCCGTTCCGCGGAGGACGTCGCCCGGGCATTTTTGGAGATCACCTCCTCCGCGCGCAGGATGGCGCCCAGCGCCTGGGTCGCGGGGGTATCCGTGCAGGAGATGGTGACGGGGGGGAGAGAGCTGATCCTGGGAATGACCCGGGATTCCCAATTCGGCCCTCTCCTCATGTTCGGGCTGGGAGGGATTCACGTGGAGATCCTGCAGGATGTCTCCTTCCGCGTGGCGCCCGTCTCCCGGCGGGAGGCCGCGGAGATGGTGCGGGAGATCCGCGCCTACTCGCTTCTCGCCGGATTCCGGGGCGGGGAGTCGGCCGACGAGGAGGCGATCGTCGAGGCGATTTTGCGCCTCTCCCGGCTGTCCCTTGATTTTCCCCAGATCATGGAGCTGGATATCAACCCGGTAATGGCGCTGCCGAAGGGCAGGGGGATCCGGGCGATCGACTGCCGGATGTCCATCGCGGAGGCGTAAGAGATGAAACTGTACATTGCATCCACGTCCGGATACTCGGGGAAAACGCTTCTTGCCCTCGGGCTTTCCCGGGTCTGGTCCGGCGGCGGCGTGTCGGTGGGCTATGTCAAGCCGCTGGGGAAGATCCCGGTGGTCGAAAAGGGGAGGATCGTCGACGGGGACGCCCTCTTCCTCGCGAAGGAGATGGGGCTTCCGGGTCCCCTCGAGGACGTCTGCCCGGTGGTGATCACGCAGGACCTGGTGATGGCCACATACCGCAGGGAGCCGCTTCACCTCCGCGAACGGGTGGGGCGCGCCGTGGAAAAGGCCGATTCCCGCGTCGATATCCTGCTCCTCGGGGGGGCGGCCAACCTTAGCGACGGGTTTTTTCTCGGCCTTTCCCCTCTCGACATCATCTCCTCCCTGGATTGCCGGGTCCTGCTGGTCGACCGGTTCACGGCGGAGGAGTCGATGGACCAGCTGTTGTGGGCGGCCCGCATCCTGGGCGACCGGCTTCTGGGCGTCGTGCTCAATCGGGTGGCGGCTTCCCAGGAGGCGTTCGTCCGGGATGTCGTCCGGCCCTATATCGAGGGAGGAGGAATCCGCTTCTTCGGTGCGATCCCCGCCGATCCCGTGATGGAAAGCGTCAGCGTGGCAGCGCTCGCGGCGGCTCTCCCCGCGCACGTGGAGAGCGGAGGGGATTTTCTCGACAAGATGATCGAGAACTTCTGCGTCGGGGCCATGGACGTGGAAAGCGCTCTCCGGGTCTTCCGGCGGATTCCGCGCAAGGCGGTCGTAACGGGGGGGATGCGCGCCGACATCCAGCAAGCCGCTCTGGAGACGGACACGAGGTGCCTCGTCCTGACGGGGGGAATCCCCCCGAACGAACGGATCCGGCACCGTGCCGAGACGTTGGGGATCCCCGTCCTGGTCACGAAGGAGCACACGATGGCCGCCGTCGAGCGATTCGAGCAGCTGCTCGGGCGCCTTCGGATCCGCGAAAAGGTGAAGATCGACCGGGGGGTTTCTCTCGTCGCGGAAAACGTCGACGTCGGGGGTGTGCTCGCCGCCCTGAAGGAGTAGCGGGGGGCAAGGAAGCAGACGCAGAGCAGGGGCGGCGAAGTCAAGGGTCCCCCCCCTCCCCAATCCTCCGGTTCTTCCTGGTTCTTCCTTGACATCCCCACTCCCTTTGTATACTGTATGCCTGGCTCGGGGGGAGGGATATCCCCCCGAGCCAGTCTCTGCCTATCCCTTATTTCATGTCTACGGAGGAAACAAAGGCGTTGTTCAAGACGTTCGTTCTGCCCAAGCTCCGAGTTCGCGGACGACGTCATCGCGAACAGGTAGGGGCCGACGGCCGCCGCCGGCAGGCGACGAAAAGGATGCCGTAAACCATTCGTAAAACATCGAAGGAGGACCCAGATGAGCCGGAAAAAGATCACCGTGATCGGGGCCGGGAATGTAGGAGCAAGCACCGCACAGCGGCTGGCGGAAAAGGACTTCTGCGACGTGGTGCTGGTCGACATCGTGGAAGGGATGCCGCAGGGGAAGGCGCTCGACCTCATGCAGTCCGGGCCCGTGTACGGATACGACACGTTGGTGACCGGAACCAACGGGTACGACGACACGGCCGGTTCCGACATCATCATCATCACCTCCGGTCTTCCCCGGAAGCCGGGGATGAGCCGCGACGACCTCCTCAAGGTGAACGCAGGGATCGTCAAGGACGTCACCCTCAAGTCGACCGCGAAGTCCCCCAACGCCATGATCATCGTCGTGTCCAATCCGCTCGACGCGATGACCTATGTCGCCCAAAAGCACAGCAAGTTCCCCGCGAACCGGGTGACGGGAATGGCCGGCATTCTCGACTCCGCAAGGTTCCGCACCTTCATCGCGATGGAGCTCCAGGTCTCGGTCAGCGACATCACCGCATTCGTCCTCGGCGGGCACGGCGACACGATGGTTCCTTCCACAAGATATACCACGGTGGCCGGCATCCCGGTCGAGGACCTCATCCCCAAGGCGAAGCTCGACGCCATCGTCGAGCGGACCCGGAAAGGCGGCGGGGAGATCGTGGCGCTCCTCAAGACCGGCTCCGCCTACTACGCCCCATCGGCGGCGACCGTCCAGATGTGCGAATCGATCCTGATGGACAAGAAGATGATCCTTCCCTGCGCGGTTCTTTCGCAGGGAAAGTACGACGGGTGCGACGGCCTCTTCGTTGGCCTCCCGGCGAAACTGGGGGAGAAAGGGATCGAGGAAGTCGTGAAGTTCAAACTGTCTCCGGAAGAGTCCGCCGCGCTGAAAAAGTCGGCCGAGGCGGTCAAGGAACTGTGCGAGGCGGTGGACCGGCTGGGATTTTAAGGCTTCCGCAAGAAACAAGGGGGGGCCCC is a window from the Candidatus Deferrimicrobiaceae bacterium genome containing:
- the aspS gene encoding aspartate--tRNA ligase, translating into MDAFLPEHKRTLYCGQVRPDHIGTEVVLCGWVHRRRDHGGLVFVDLRDRDGIVQVVFSPDSFPDAHAKADSLRAEYVLSVRGTVRRRPEGTENRNLPTGAIEVVASSLAILNESKPIPFALEDDTDVAENVRLKYRYLDLRRPSVQKAFLTRSLLARSTRDYFFENGFIEVETPVLTKSTPEGARDYLVPSRVSQGMFYALPQSPQLFKQILMISGYDRYAQVVKCFRDEDLRADRQPEFTQIDVEMSFIDREDIFRMMEGLMVRVFRDVIGVEVSRPIPRMTYREAMDRFGVDKPDTRFGLEITDYTKELGNTGFRVFADVVSKGGVIRGITAPGMADASRSELAALEEVAKIGGARGLSWWKVTETGLASPIAKHFGNDQVEALRAKSGAKLGDLLLIVADEYLVACDSLARLRLHIGEKSDLIDRSRYDFLWVTDFPLLEWDKEEQRYNAMHHPFTAPLDEDVPLLDSDPGKARAKAYDMVLNGAEIGGGSIRIHRREVQSKMFALLNIGPEEARMKFGFLLEALEYGAPPHGGIAFGLDRLSMILSGAKSLRDVIAFPKTQKGSCLMTDAPSPVDPKQLRELHIRVTVPEQK
- a CDS encoding acetate--CoA ligase family protein, whose translation is MFPKELFYPKSVAVLGASRNPGKVGHGVFTNLAQTGFPGEIYGVNPAGGEVLGRSFYRDIGAIPGGVDLGVFVVPPPAIIEAIPLMAEKGMKAAIVISAGFKEIGGEGANLECALREALSAASVRAVGPNCLGVINTHGKLNASFSAGTPIPGSIAFFSQSGALCTAILDWAIGMGIGFSKVVSLGNKADISELDLMEYLSDDPETRVILGYVESIDEGLRFLRTAREVTAKKPVILVKAGATAAGARAASSHTGSIAGSDKAYSAAFRQGGILRAETVEELGDLALGFALQPTPPVDHLLIVTNAGGPAILAADTAERIGVPLAEVSPDLRERLRAILPPTASLGNPVDVIGDARADRYREVFRVVRDDPSAGAVLVLLTPQAMTEPEETAREALSVLSGSGKTVLASFLGEKSVREARTILHKGGIPQYPVPERAVRVLRGMIAYRRIREAGPPGAEEPGGEIPAGVAAILYDALSRGRRTLGEEDSRGILESYGFRFPRHALARTSVEAVAAFGEMGGEVALKIVSPAILHKTEVGGVRLNLRSAEDVARAFLEITSSARRMAPSAWVAGVSVQEMVTGGRELILGMTRDSQFGPLLMFGLGGIHVEILQDVSFRVAPVSRREAAEMVREIRAYSLLAGFRGGESADEEAIVEAILRLSRLSLDFPQIMELDINPVMALPKGRGIRAIDCRMSIAEA
- a CDS encoding phosphotransacetylase family protein, producing MKLYIASTSGYSGKTLLALGLSRVWSGGGVSVGYVKPLGKIPVVEKGRIVDGDALFLAKEMGLPGPLEDVCPVVITQDLVMATYRREPLHLRERVGRAVEKADSRVDILLLGGAANLSDGFFLGLSPLDIISSLDCRVLLVDRFTAEESMDQLLWAARILGDRLLGVVLNRVAASQEAFVRDVVRPYIEGGGIRFFGAIPADPVMESVSVAALAAALPAHVESGGDFLDKMIENFCVGAMDVESALRVFRRIPRKAVVTGGMRADIQQAALETDTRCLVLTGGIPPNERIRHRAETLGIPVLVTKEHTMAAVERFEQLLGRLRIREKVKIDRGVSLVAENVDVGGVLAALKE
- the mdh gene encoding malate dehydrogenase; this encodes MSRKKITVIGAGNVGASTAQRLAEKDFCDVVLVDIVEGMPQGKALDLMQSGPVYGYDTLVTGTNGYDDTAGSDIIIITSGLPRKPGMSRDDLLKVNAGIVKDVTLKSTAKSPNAMIIVVSNPLDAMTYVAQKHSKFPANRVTGMAGILDSARFRTFIAMELQVSVSDITAFVLGGHGDTMVPSTRYTTVAGIPVEDLIPKAKLDAIVERTRKGGGEIVALLKTGSAYYAPSAATVQMCESILMDKKMILPCAVLSQGKYDGCDGLFVGLPAKLGEKGIEEVVKFKLSPEESAALKKSAEAVKELCEAVDRLGF